AGTTAATGGCCAATTTGGAGTGCTGATCGGCGGCCACGGACTGCAGCTGGGCCAACTCGGCAGGATCGGCTGAAATGTCTTCCTGCAACTTTTGCGTTGCTGCATTCACATCCGCAGTGGTGGTCAGCGAGGCACCCGGCACAAAGTCGCCAAATCCAATCTTGCACAGCGAGGTCATGCAAAAGTAGAAGCTGTTCAGTAAGCTCCACCTCTCCCAGTTGGCAAACATCACGGTGCCGGTGAGGACGTAAAAGAATATGACCCACAGACATGCGGTTGACGGTACAATAACCTTTTTGCGTGTCAGGCTGACACCGCCCTCAAGGGCGTCTATCCGATCCAGGCGCGGGTGCTCCTGGGTGCAGTCGTGCAGGGAACGGTAGAGAAACTTAAACGATCTAGCCAGCACTCTGCCCATGTTGAGGAAGTACAGAATGTACAGAGGTATGCCAAAAGTGGCATAGATCACGGTTAATCCTTTGCCCCACGGAGTTCGGGGCACCATGTTGCCGTAGCCAATCATGGTTATAACCGAGAGACAGAACATCAGGGCAGCCGGAAAGCTCCAGATCTGCTCTGGACTTCTTCCCACATAGCCGTGTTTGACGACTCCGGCTATTTGCGCCTGGTACTCCCTCAGTACCTTGTTAGTGGCCTCTGTCCAGAGCCTTCGATCGATAATGTTGTGCTCCTCCGTGATGCTCCACAGCTTCTGGGAGCAGTTCTGGCGCAGCTCCATCACAAGGCCAGCCGTCTTGTCCTCAAACTGCCGCTCGATGTGCATGAAGGCAAATGCCCCACAAATGGCATAGATTACGATCAGGGCGCCCACGCCCACCTGGGTGCACATAAAGGTGACGAAGTTCCGGCAGCAGCGTTTTACCCGTTTGCGCGGCTGGTTGCTCGGCGTAGAGGAAACACTCGATGCCCCTCCCATGCCCCCAGTTCCACCGGGAGATGGTTTCCTCTGAAATTTGCTGGCCATTTCAATAGCTTGTGGATTGCATAACCGATTCGACGGACTCCGGATATCTCCCTTCTGGTCGAAAGGCCTTAAAGACCGACGGTGTGCAATTAATTGGACAGTTATCGATTCCCAATCTGATTTAGAGCACAGCGAGTGTGGAAATCAGCAAGTTGTCTAAAAATAGACCCACGCCTTTGCACGGCATATTTTCCACAAGATCAAACGAAAGATTTTCCCGACTGCACACAACCGATCAATGCGGGCGCCAAAATTCAACTGGTGGAAATCTGTTCCGAGGGAAAATCTCCCAAGAGCCAGAGAGCGAAAGAGCGGAAAGGCAGTGGAAAGGCGAATCtatggaaaacaaatattgCGGCTCAGCTATTTATGCCAGCAAAGTGCTTGCGGTTCTAAATAAGGCCATTTACGTCAAAATTATGGACGGGGCAATCAAGACATCACTGTGGTGCAGGTGCAATATAGAGCATTTCTGTAGCGAAAAATAGTTATGAATTGGTGGACTATGACTAAGCATCTTATAACTTATTAAGCATCTTCTCACCGATTTCGAA
This genomic stretch from Drosophila yakuba strain Tai18E2 chromosome 3R, Prin_Dyak_Tai18E2_2.1, whole genome shotgun sequence harbors:
- the LOC6539924 gene encoding TWiK family of potassium channels protein 18, with product MASKFQRKPSPGGTGGMGGASSVSSTPSNQPRKRVKRCCRNFVTFMCTQVGVGALIVIYAICGAFAFMHIERQFEDKTAGLVMELRQNCSQKLWSITEEHNIIDRRLWTEATNKVLREYQAQIAGVVKHGYVGRSPEQIWSFPAALMFCLSVITMIGYGNMVPRTPWGKGLTVIYATFGIPLYILYFLNMGRVLARSFKFLYRSLHDCTQEHPRLDRIDALEGGVSLTRKKVIVPSTACLWVIFFYVLTGTVMFANWERWSLLNSFYFCMTSLCKIGFGDFVPGASLTTTADVNAATQKLQEDISADPAELAQLQSVAADQHSKLAINFVYMLLGMGLVAMCRNLMREEVRLKAREMREDAKLCMEDTRLRFVGCCGNPRDAYEDDYY